A window of Gasterosteus aculeatus chromosome 9, fGasAcu3.hap1.1, whole genome shotgun sequence contains these coding sequences:
- the kdm2aa gene encoding lysine (K)-specific demethylase 2Aa isoform X8 — MGRAGTRRRYHDDGISDEEIDGRRMFDLEEKVHSERFSSDRILRMEGRELTYEFIQRGGLRDPIIFDKPDGLGIKMPDPDFSVNDVKMFVGSRRMIDVMDVSTQKGTEMSMAQWTRYYETPPTLREKLYNVISLEFSHTKLENLVQRPATVDLIDWVDNMWPRHLKERQRDSTNSITDMQYPKVQKYCLMSVEGCYTDFHIDFGGTSVWYHILRGGKVFWLIPPTPQNLELYENWVLSGKQGDIFLGDRASDCQRIELKQGCTFIIPSGWIHAVYTPTDSMVFGGNFLHSFNIPMQLNICNIEDRTRVPLKFRYPFYYEMCWYVLERYVFSMTKTSYLTPEFQKHTLGIGLKKPCGSDAASEPMMMMEEEEEGEEGCSEEEASEQQSDKPAVKVLLTALELEGMWNLLGKLEALPSNKKCVPAGIHNAPALITHIKALLKEHANDNQKLSYTGIPIVKWPKRPKWYQPPPPPPPPPRPKFPSTPIIPRPQKPASSMSVLRRRRVRCKRCEACMRPECGDCNFCRDMKKFGGPGKLKQTCVLRQCLSPGLPLSAVCEICKEPNQEESGDPSLTLMECSNCAQIVHPACLTVQGEGVVNKDLPSCWECPKCVLGITDPEQYKGDKSEGVPAKRKSSTLLDARMAKIYRRQRHSRDGDDSASDDDDDDDDDEAPHRGKIALHSRGSHSSRRGFGSNRRSLLRGSSAHRGSRGGLTSSGSSAALKLKRGMGMREGGRRGRGVRLRGGSRMQRRDESEESDDDDDDDDDDDDDDDDDDDDDDEDEEEEEDSEDLDKERLHCRRRRKHRADDDDDDDDGEDSEGQEFDPEEEEMDMLEDEEEDEEEEEEEGRWDSDPEPPVLLVSDLNDDLLSGSYLTVTLQRPHKAKRHAGSIVPKLEAAMGLRTAGGPQGFIQRKTGPSKTSRLRSTDPTSDGVTPRGPGRPRLRGNHRGFRDQSSTSSEEEEATAPPASSALSLLSLPSFKDVGNERGGEKEVWVSVFNYLNRAELLACMTVCKAWYKWTCDKRLWSHVDVSRCSPLSNPALAGIIKRQPTSLDLSWTPLAKRQLNCLLTRLPGLRELRVAGLSWSCVSAMVSPTLPYLRLLDLRWCEGIKDSQIKEILIPPGSESSRSRLRNMVTLRLSGLDISESTLRLLQRHMPQLERLDLAHCKDITDSSIALLAAAGTHTRNSLTELTLAGCSELTDGCLSYLKRLSSLALLDLRGCKSISRRACDAFISDLSHIALYCMMEEKLIQRLD; from the exons ATGGGG CGGGCCGGTACCCGGCGACGTTACCATGACGATGGCATTTCAGATGAGGAGATTGATGGAAGGAGAATGTTTGACCTGGAGGAAAAAGTCCACAGTGAGAGGTTCAGCTCTGACCGGATCTTGCGCATGGAAGGAAGAG aATTAACATACGAGTTCATCCAGAGAGGCGGCTTGAGAGACCCAATCATCTTTGACAAACCTGATGGATTGGGAATCAA GATGCCTGATCCTGACTTCAGTGTCAATGACGTCAAGATGTTTGTTG gCAGCAGACGGATGATCGATGTGATGGATGTGAGCACTCAGAAGGGGACGGAGATGTCCATGGCCCAATGGACACGTTACTACGAGACTCCGCCGACTCTAAGAGAAAAGCTTTATAATGTTATCAGCCTTGAGTTCAGCCACACTAAGCTGGAGAACCTGGTTCAAAGACCTGCAACG gtcgATCTAATAGATTGGGTTGACAACATGTGGCCTCGTCACCTgaaggaaagacagagagactcGACCAACTCTATCACTGACATGCAATACCCCAAAGTTCAGAA ATACTGTCTGATGAGTGTAGAGGGCTGCTACACAGACTTTCACATTGACTTTGGAGGGACCTCGGTGTGGTACCACATTCTCAGAGGAGGCAAG GTGTTCTGGCtgatcccccccacccctcagaaCCTGGAGCTGTATGAGAACTGGGTGCTGTCAGGGAAACAGGGGGACATTTTCCTCGGCGACAGAGCATCTGACTGCCAGAGGATTGAGCTGAAGCAGGGTTGCACCTTCATCATACCTTCTG GTTGGATTCATGCCGTCTACACCCCAACGGACTCCATGGTGTTTGGGGGAAACTTCCTGCACAGCTTCAACATCCCCATGCAACTTAACATCTGTAATATAGAAGACCGAACACGG GTTCCTTTGAAGTTCCGTTACCCCTTCTACTACGAGATGTGCTGGTACGTGTTGGAGCGCTATGTCTTCAGCATGACCAAGACTTCCTACCTCACACCAGAGTTTCAGAAGCACACGCTGGGCATTG GTCTGAAAAAGCCGTGCGGCTCAGATGCAGCCAGTgagccgatgatgatgatggaggaggaagaagagggggaggagggttgcAGTGAAGAAGAGGCCTCAGAACAGCAGTCTGACAAGCCTGCAGTAAAAGTTCTGTTGACTGCCCTCGAGTTGGAGGGAATGTGGAACCTGCTGGGTAAACTGGAGGCTCTGCCCTCCAACAAAAAGTGCGTCCCAGCAGGCATACACAACGCCCCGGCACTCATCACACACATAAAG GCTCTGCTGAAGGAACATGCCAATGACAATCAGAAACTGTCCTACACAGGAATTCCTATCGTCAAGTGGCCAAAGCGA CCCAAATGgtaccaacctcctcctcctcccccacctcctcctcgtcctaaGTTTCCGTCCACTCCCATCATTCCACGACCCCAGAAACCGGCTTCCTCCATGTCCGTGCTGAGACGGCGCAGGGTCAG GTGTAAGCGCTGTGAAGCCTGTATGAGACCAGAGTGTGGAGATTGTAACTTCTGCAGAGACATGAAGAAGTTTGGAGGGCCGGGGAAACTCAAGCAGACCTGTGTTCTGCGACAGTGTCTCTCT CCGGGCCTTCCTCTGTCTGCAGTGTGTGAGATCTGCAAGGAGCCTAATCAGGAGGAATCTGGAGACCCCTCCCTAACTCTGATGGAATGTTCCAACTGTGCACAGATAGTCCACCCTGCCTGCCTCACG GTTCAGGGGGAAGGAGTGGTGAATAAAGACCTTCCTAGTTGCTGGGAGTGTCCAAAGTGTGTCCTGGGGATCACTGATCCCGAG CAGTACAAAGGAGACAAAAGTGAGGGCGTTCCAGCG AAACGTAAATCTTCCACCCTGCTGGATGCTCGCATGGCTAAGATTTACCGACGGCAGAGACACAGCCGCGACGGAGACGACTCTGCCAgtgatgacgatgacgatgacgacgacgatgaaG CCCCTCACAGAGGGAAGATTGCTCTCCATTCCCGGGGCAGCCACTCTTCCAGGAGGGGGTTTGGATCCAACCGGAGAAGCCTGCTGAGAGGAAGCTCCGCCcacagaggaagcagaggagggcTCACGTCTTCTGGCTCCTCTGCCGCCCTCAAGCTAAAGCGAGGAATGGgcatgagggagggggggcgaagGGGGCGAGGGGTGAGGTTGAGGGGAGGCTCTCGGATGCAGCGCCGAGACGAATCCGAGGAGTCggacgatgacgatgacgacgatgatgacgatgacgatgacgacgatgatgatgatgatgatgatgacgaggatgaggaagaagaagaagacagtgaAGATCTGGACAAAGAGAGACTGCATTGCCGGCGTAGGAGGAAGCACagggctgatgatgatgatgatgatgatgatggagaggaCAGTGAGGGGCAGGAGTTTGacccagaagaagaggaaatggACATGctggaagatgaagaggaagatgaagaggaggaggaggaggaagggcgtTGGGATTCTGACCCAGAACCGCCAGTCCTCCTTGTGTCTGATCTAAATGATGACCTGCTGAGTGGCTCCTATCTGACTGTCACTCTACAGCGCCCCCACAAGGCCAAGAGACACGCTG GCTCCATCGTTCCAAAGCTAGAGGCAGCCATGGGTCTGAGGACAGCAGGAGGTCCCCAGGGCTTCATCCAGAGAAAGACTGGTCCGTCCAAAACGTCCCGACTCCGGAGCACTGACCCCACCTCTGACGGAGTAACCCCGAGAGGACCTGGCAG gCCACGTCTGCGGGGTAACCACAGAGGCTTTAGGGATCAATCCTCAACTTcttcagaggaagaggaggccacaGCTCCTCCTGCGTCCTCTGCTCTGTCTCTGCTGTCCCTGCCGTCCTTCAAGGACGTGGGCaacgagagaggaggggagaaggaggtgTGGGTGTCTGTGTTCAACTACTTGAACAGAGCCGAGCTGCTGGCCTGCATGACCGTCTGCAAGGCTTGGTACAAGTG GACCTGTGATAAGCGACTGTGGAGCCATGTGGACGTGAGTCGGTGCAGCCCGCTCAGTAACCCGGCACTAGCCGGCATCATTAAACGCCAGCCAACCTCTCTGGACCTGTCCTGGACCCCCCTGGCCAAGAGACAGCTCAACTGTCTGCTCACAAGGCTGCCAg GGCTCCGGGAGCTGAGGGTAGCGGGTCTGTCCTGGTCTTGCGTGTCAGCCATGGTCTCTCCCACTCTGCCCTACCTGCGGCTGCTGGACCTGCGCTGGTGTGAAGGCATCAAAGATTCCCAAATTAAAGAGATTCTCATCCCGCCTG GTTCTGAGTCGTCTCGCAGCAGGCTGAGGAACATGGTGACGCTGCGTCTGTCCGGCCTGGACATCAGCGAGTCCACTCTCAGGTTGCTCCAGCGCCACATGCCCCAGCTGGAGAGACTGGACCTGGCTCACTGCAAGGACATAACAGACTCGTCTATCGCCCTGCTGGCAGCAGCCGGGACTCACACCCGCAACAGTCTCACGGAACTCACACTGGCAG gCTGCAGTGAGCTGACAGACGGCTGTCTGTCTTACCTGAAGCGTCtttcctctctggctctgctggATCTCAGAGGCTGTAAGAGTATCAGCAGACGAGCCTGTGACGCCTTCATCTCTGACCTGTCGCACATCGCCCTCTACTGTATGATGGAGGAGAAGCTAATCCAGCGGTTGGATTAA
- the kdm2aa gene encoding lysine (K)-specific demethylase 2Aa isoform X10 translates to MGRAGTRRRYHDDGISDEEIDGRRMFDLEEKVHSERFSSDRILRMEGRELTYEFIQRGGLRDPIIFDKPDGLGIKMPDPDFSVNDVKMFVGSRRMIDVMDVSTQKGTEMSMAQWTRYYETPPTLREKLYNVISLEFSHTKLENLVQRPATVDLIDWVDNMWPRHLKERQRDSTNSITDMQYPKVQKYCLMSVEGCYTDFHIDFGGTSVWYHILRGGKVFWLIPPTPQNLELYENWVLSGKQGDIFLGDRASDCQRIELKQGCTFIIPSGWIHAVYTPTDSMVFGGNFLHSFNIPMQLNICNIEDRTRVPLKFRYPFYYEMCWYVLERYVFSMTKTSYLTPEFQKHTLGIGLKKPCGSDAASEPMMMMEEEEEGEEGCSEEEASEQQSDKPAVKVLLTALELEGMWNLLGKLEALPSNKKCVPAGIHNAPALITHIKALLKEHANDNQKLSYTGIPIVKWPKRPKWYQPPPPPPPPPRPKFPSTPIIPRPQKPASSMSVLRRRRVRCKRCEACMRPECGDCNFCRDMKKFGGPGKLKQTCVLRQCLSPGLPLSAVCEICKEPNQEESGDPSLTLMECSNCAQIVHPACLTVQGEGVVNKDLPSCWECPKCVLGITDPEYKGDKSEGVPAKRKSSTLLDARMAKIYRRQRHSRDGDDSASDDDDDDDDDEAPHRGKIALHSRGSHSSRRGFGSNRRSLLRGSSAHRGSRGGLTSSGSSAALKLKRGMGMREGGRRGRGVRLRGGSRMQRRDESEESDDDDDDDDDDDDDDDDDDDDDDEDEEEEEDSEDLDKERLHCRRRRKHRADDDDDDDDGEDSEGQEFDPEEEEMDMLEDEEEDEEEEEEEGRWDSDPEPPVLLVSDLNDDLLSGSYLTVTLQRPHKAKRHAGSIVPKLEAAMGLRTAGGPQGFIQRKTGPSKTSRLRSTDPTSDGVTPRGPGRPRLRGNHRGFRDQSSTSSEEEEATAPPASSALSLLSLPSFKDVGNERGGEKEVWVSVFNYLNRAELLACMTVCKAWYKWTCDKRLWSHVDVSRCSPLSNPALAGIIKRQPTSLDLSWTPLAKRQLNCLLTRLPGLRELRVAGLSWSCVSAMVSPTLPYLRLLDLRWCEGIKDSQIKEILIPPGSESSRSRLRNMVTLRLSGLDISESTLRLLQRHMPQLERLDLAHCKDITDSSIALLAAAGTHTRNSLTELTLAGCSELTDGCLSYLKRLSSLALLDLRGCKSISRRACDAFISDLSHIALYCMMEEKLIQRLD, encoded by the exons ATGGGG CGGGCCGGTACCCGGCGACGTTACCATGACGATGGCATTTCAGATGAGGAGATTGATGGAAGGAGAATGTTTGACCTGGAGGAAAAAGTCCACAGTGAGAGGTTCAGCTCTGACCGGATCTTGCGCATGGAAGGAAGAG aATTAACATACGAGTTCATCCAGAGAGGCGGCTTGAGAGACCCAATCATCTTTGACAAACCTGATGGATTGGGAATCAA GATGCCTGATCCTGACTTCAGTGTCAATGACGTCAAGATGTTTGTTG gCAGCAGACGGATGATCGATGTGATGGATGTGAGCACTCAGAAGGGGACGGAGATGTCCATGGCCCAATGGACACGTTACTACGAGACTCCGCCGACTCTAAGAGAAAAGCTTTATAATGTTATCAGCCTTGAGTTCAGCCACACTAAGCTGGAGAACCTGGTTCAAAGACCTGCAACG gtcgATCTAATAGATTGGGTTGACAACATGTGGCCTCGTCACCTgaaggaaagacagagagactcGACCAACTCTATCACTGACATGCAATACCCCAAAGTTCAGAA ATACTGTCTGATGAGTGTAGAGGGCTGCTACACAGACTTTCACATTGACTTTGGAGGGACCTCGGTGTGGTACCACATTCTCAGAGGAGGCAAG GTGTTCTGGCtgatcccccccacccctcagaaCCTGGAGCTGTATGAGAACTGGGTGCTGTCAGGGAAACAGGGGGACATTTTCCTCGGCGACAGAGCATCTGACTGCCAGAGGATTGAGCTGAAGCAGGGTTGCACCTTCATCATACCTTCTG GTTGGATTCATGCCGTCTACACCCCAACGGACTCCATGGTGTTTGGGGGAAACTTCCTGCACAGCTTCAACATCCCCATGCAACTTAACATCTGTAATATAGAAGACCGAACACGG GTTCCTTTGAAGTTCCGTTACCCCTTCTACTACGAGATGTGCTGGTACGTGTTGGAGCGCTATGTCTTCAGCATGACCAAGACTTCCTACCTCACACCAGAGTTTCAGAAGCACACGCTGGGCATTG GTCTGAAAAAGCCGTGCGGCTCAGATGCAGCCAGTgagccgatgatgatgatggaggaggaagaagagggggaggagggttgcAGTGAAGAAGAGGCCTCAGAACAGCAGTCTGACAAGCCTGCAGTAAAAGTTCTGTTGACTGCCCTCGAGTTGGAGGGAATGTGGAACCTGCTGGGTAAACTGGAGGCTCTGCCCTCCAACAAAAAGTGCGTCCCAGCAGGCATACACAACGCCCCGGCACTCATCACACACATAAAG GCTCTGCTGAAGGAACATGCCAATGACAATCAGAAACTGTCCTACACAGGAATTCCTATCGTCAAGTGGCCAAAGCGA CCCAAATGgtaccaacctcctcctcctcccccacctcctcctcgtcctaaGTTTCCGTCCACTCCCATCATTCCACGACCCCAGAAACCGGCTTCCTCCATGTCCGTGCTGAGACGGCGCAGGGTCAG GTGTAAGCGCTGTGAAGCCTGTATGAGACCAGAGTGTGGAGATTGTAACTTCTGCAGAGACATGAAGAAGTTTGGAGGGCCGGGGAAACTCAAGCAGACCTGTGTTCTGCGACAGTGTCTCTCT CCGGGCCTTCCTCTGTCTGCAGTGTGTGAGATCTGCAAGGAGCCTAATCAGGAGGAATCTGGAGACCCCTCCCTAACTCTGATGGAATGTTCCAACTGTGCACAGATAGTCCACCCTGCCTGCCTCACG GTTCAGGGGGAAGGAGTGGTGAATAAAGACCTTCCTAGTTGCTGGGAGTGTCCAAAGTGTGTCCTGGGGATCACTGATCCCGAG TACAAAGGAGACAAAAGTGAGGGCGTTCCAGCG AAACGTAAATCTTCCACCCTGCTGGATGCTCGCATGGCTAAGATTTACCGACGGCAGAGACACAGCCGCGACGGAGACGACTCTGCCAgtgatgacgatgacgatgacgacgacgatgaaG CCCCTCACAGAGGGAAGATTGCTCTCCATTCCCGGGGCAGCCACTCTTCCAGGAGGGGGTTTGGATCCAACCGGAGAAGCCTGCTGAGAGGAAGCTCCGCCcacagaggaagcagaggagggcTCACGTCTTCTGGCTCCTCTGCCGCCCTCAAGCTAAAGCGAGGAATGGgcatgagggagggggggcgaagGGGGCGAGGGGTGAGGTTGAGGGGAGGCTCTCGGATGCAGCGCCGAGACGAATCCGAGGAGTCggacgatgacgatgacgacgatgatgacgatgacgatgacgacgatgatgatgatgatgatgatgacgaggatgaggaagaagaagaagacagtgaAGATCTGGACAAAGAGAGACTGCATTGCCGGCGTAGGAGGAAGCACagggctgatgatgatgatgatgatgatgatggagaggaCAGTGAGGGGCAGGAGTTTGacccagaagaagaggaaatggACATGctggaagatgaagaggaagatgaagaggaggaggaggaggaagggcgtTGGGATTCTGACCCAGAACCGCCAGTCCTCCTTGTGTCTGATCTAAATGATGACCTGCTGAGTGGCTCCTATCTGACTGTCACTCTACAGCGCCCCCACAAGGCCAAGAGACACGCTG GCTCCATCGTTCCAAAGCTAGAGGCAGCCATGGGTCTGAGGACAGCAGGAGGTCCCCAGGGCTTCATCCAGAGAAAGACTGGTCCGTCCAAAACGTCCCGACTCCGGAGCACTGACCCCACCTCTGACGGAGTAACCCCGAGAGGACCTGGCAG gCCACGTCTGCGGGGTAACCACAGAGGCTTTAGGGATCAATCCTCAACTTcttcagaggaagaggaggccacaGCTCCTCCTGCGTCCTCTGCTCTGTCTCTGCTGTCCCTGCCGTCCTTCAAGGACGTGGGCaacgagagaggaggggagaaggaggtgTGGGTGTCTGTGTTCAACTACTTGAACAGAGCCGAGCTGCTGGCCTGCATGACCGTCTGCAAGGCTTGGTACAAGTG GACCTGTGATAAGCGACTGTGGAGCCATGTGGACGTGAGTCGGTGCAGCCCGCTCAGTAACCCGGCACTAGCCGGCATCATTAAACGCCAGCCAACCTCTCTGGACCTGTCCTGGACCCCCCTGGCCAAGAGACAGCTCAACTGTCTGCTCACAAGGCTGCCAg GGCTCCGGGAGCTGAGGGTAGCGGGTCTGTCCTGGTCTTGCGTGTCAGCCATGGTCTCTCCCACTCTGCCCTACCTGCGGCTGCTGGACCTGCGCTGGTGTGAAGGCATCAAAGATTCCCAAATTAAAGAGATTCTCATCCCGCCTG GTTCTGAGTCGTCTCGCAGCAGGCTGAGGAACATGGTGACGCTGCGTCTGTCCGGCCTGGACATCAGCGAGTCCACTCTCAGGTTGCTCCAGCGCCACATGCCCCAGCTGGAGAGACTGGACCTGGCTCACTGCAAGGACATAACAGACTCGTCTATCGCCCTGCTGGCAGCAGCCGGGACTCACACCCGCAACAGTCTCACGGAACTCACACTGGCAG gCTGCAGTGAGCTGACAGACGGCTGTCTGTCTTACCTGAAGCGTCtttcctctctggctctgctggATCTCAGAGGCTGTAAGAGTATCAGCAGACGAGCCTGTGACGCCTTCATCTCTGACCTGTCGCACATCGCCCTCTACTGTATGATGGAGGAGAAGCTAATCCAGCGGTTGGATTAA